In a genomic window of Sporosarcina trichiuri:
- a CDS encoding nucleoside triphosphate pyrophosphohydrolase family protein yields the protein MELNEYQRQSARTAQEHDLEQLNYALGIAGEAGEVADLIKKRFFHGHTTSSEELKKELGDVLWYLAQISRIFGITLEEVAEGNIEKLQHRYPDGFSETRSIGRTE from the coding sequence ATGGAGCTGAATGAGTATCAACGACAAAGCGCCCGAACGGCGCAAGAACACGACCTGGAGCAGCTGAACTACGCCCTCGGGATTGCCGGAGAAGCCGGAGAAGTGGCCGACCTGATCAAAAAGCGTTTCTTTCACGGGCACACCACCTCGTCGGAGGAGCTGAAGAAAGAGCTGGGAGACGTGCTGTGGTATCTGGCGCAGATCTCCCGCATCTTCGGAATTACCTTGGAAGAGGTCGCCGAAGGAAACATCGAGAAGCTGCAGCACCGGTACCCGGACGGCTTCAGTGAGACACGCAGTATCGGACGGACGGAATAG